A DNA window from Mus pahari chromosome 13, PAHARI_EIJ_v1.1, whole genome shotgun sequence contains the following coding sequences:
- the Mtif2 gene encoding translation initiation factor IF-2, mitochondrial produces MNQKLLKLENFLRFHTICRQLHSPSQRRLLAWCRHGFAPASSVCRDLLGARPWQTDMLIGSALHQHRLLVTKKEKRPPRSQLSPVKTKKEVEVWVGMTVEDLASAMAKDIDCVYEALLNTAIDLDSLEANSHLDEVWIKEVIKKAGMKLKWSKLKQEKIRENKDAVRRPETDPALLKPRSPVVTIMGHVDHGKTTLLDKLRETQVAAMEVGGITQHIGAFLVSLPSGEKITFLDTPGHAAFSAMRARGAQVTDIVVLVVAADDGVMKQTVESIQHAKDAEVPIILAINKCDKTDADPEKVKKELLAYDVVCEEYGGDVQAVHVSALTGDNLMALAEATIALAEMLELKADPTGPVEGTVIESFTDKGRGPVTTAIIQRGTLRKGSILVAGKSWAKVRLMFDENGKILNEAYPSMPVGIIGWRDLPSAGDEILEVESEPRAREVIEWRKSEQKEEKGKDDLKIMEEKRKEHQEAHRKAREKYGSLHWKERAYIKYLERKEQRPLKPKEKVERDSNILPIIIKGDVDGSVEAILNLLDTYDASHECELELVHFGLGDISENDVTFAETFDGVIYGFNVDAGSAIQQSAAQKGVKIKLHKIIYHLIEDLQEELSSRLPHTLEECPIGEASILATFTVTEGKKKIPVAGCRVQKGQLERQKKFKLIRNGQVIWKGSLTSLKHHKDDISVIKTGMDCGLSLDEEKVEFKLGDQVICYEENKVPTKTSWDPGF; encoded by the exons ATGAACCAGAAGCTACTGAAGTTGGAAAACTTTCTACGATTTCACACTATTTGTAGGCAGTTGCACAGCCCAAGTCAAAGAAGACTCTTAGCATGGTGTAGACATGGGTTTGCACCGGCTTCCTCAGTGTGTAGAGATCTGCTGGGTGCCCGGCCCTGGCAAACAGACATGCTCATTGGTTCAGCTTTGCATCAGCACAGACTTCTTGTAACAAAGAAG GAAAAAAGACCACCAAGATCTCAGTTGTCTCcagtaaaaactaaaaaagagGTAGAAGTATGGGTTGGAATGACTGTTGAAGATCTAGCCAGTGCCATGGCAAAAGATATAG ATTGTGTATATGAAGCTTTACTGAACACTGCCATTGACTTAGATTCATTAGAAGCAAACTCACATTTAGATGAAGTCTGGATCAAAGAAGTTATAAAGAAGGCAGGAATGAAGCTGAAATGGAGCAAattaaaacaggagaaaattagagaaaataaagatgCTGTGAGAAG GCCTGAGACAGATCCAGCTTTATTAAAACCAAGGTCCCCAGTTGTTACTATAATGGGTCATGTTGATCATGGAAAAACGACCTTACTTGACAAACTTCGAGAAACTCAAGTGGCAGCGATGGAAGTCGGAGGCATCACCCAACACATTGGTGCTTTTCTTG tctctctgccttctggagAAAAGATAACCTTTCTTGATACTCCTGGACATGCTGCCTTCTCAGCAATGAGAGCCAGAGGAGCTCAGGTCACCGACATTGTTGTGTTGGTTGTAGCTGCAGATGATGGGGTAATGAAACAAACTGTGGAATCCATTCAGCATGCAAAAGATGCAGAAG TTCCTATTATCCTTGCAATCAATAAGTGTGACAAGACAGATGCTGATCCTGAAAAGGTGAAAAAAGAGCTCCTAGCTTACGATGTGGTGTGTGAAGAGTATGGTGGTGATGTTCAAGCAGTGCATGTCTCTGCACTTACG GGAGATAACCTGATGGCTTTGGCAGAAGCAACAATTGCTCTCGCAGAAATGTTGGAACTGAAAGCAGATCCCACAGGTCCAGTGGAAGGAACAGTAATAGAGTCTTTCACAGACAAAGGAAGAGG TCCTGTTACAACAGCTATAATTCAAAGAGGAACTCTGAGAAAAGGCTCAATTCTAGTTGCTGGGAAGAGTTGGGCAAAAGTACGACTAATGTTcgatgaaaatggaaaaatacttaATGAGGCCTATCCCAGCATGCCAGTGGGAATCATAGGCTGGAGAGACCTCCCTTCTGCAGGAGATGAAATTCTTGAAGTAGAATCTGAG CCAAGGGCCCGTGAAGTGATTGAATGGAGGAAGTCtgagcaaaaagaagaaaaaggcaaagaTGACCTgaaaataatggaagaaaagCGAAAGGAACACCAAGAAGCACATCGGAAAGCCCGTGAGAAGTATGGCAGTCTGCACTGGAAGGAGAGAGCATATATAAAGTAccttgaaagaaaagaacagagaccCTTAAAGCccaaagaaaaggtagaaagggaCTCAAATATACTTCCTATAATTATTAAAG GTGATGTTGATGGGTCTGTGGAGGCCATCTTGAACCTTCTGGATACCTATGATGCTTCCCACGAATGTGAACTAGAATTAGTACATTTTGGATTGGGTGACATCAGTGAAAATGATGTTACCTTTGCTGAGACATTTGATG GTGTTATTTATGGTTTTAATGTGGATGCAGGCAGTGCTATTCAGCAGTCAGCTGCACAAAAGGGAGTTAAGATTAAACTTCACAAAATCATCTACCATCTTATTGAAGATTTGCAGGAGGAACTAAGCAGCAGATTGCCCCACACACTGGAGGAGTGCCCAATAG GTGAGGCTTCTATACTAGCTACCTTCACTGtaacagaagggaagaaaaaaattcctgttgctggctgcagagttcaaaAGGGACAACTAGAAAGACAGAAGAAGTTTAAATTAATCCGGAACGGCCAAGTTATTTGGAAGG gctcATTAACCTCACTGAAACATCATAAAGATGACATTTCAGTTATAAAAACTGGTATGGACTGTGGTCTCAGTCTAGATGAAGAAAAAGTTGAATTCAAACTGGGAGATCAAGTCATttgttatgaagaaaataaagttccAACTAAGACTTCCTGGGATCCAGGAttttaa